One segment of Macrotis lagotis isolate mMagLag1 chromosome 1, bilby.v1.9.chrom.fasta, whole genome shotgun sequence DNA contains the following:
- the LOC141507849 gene encoding olfactory receptor 51G2-like produces the protein MRDLNSSSAFTPQTFILVGIPGLEAEHIRISIPFCLMYIIIFLGNGTILHVIRVDQTLHQPMYLFLAMLASAEFGVTTCTLPTVLGIFLFGINEISFEACLLQMFFMHSFTMVESAVLLAMSVDRFIAIYNPLRYMAILTLPRIACTGVAIGLKTLGLMLPLPLLLRCLPFCGHNTLSHSYCLHSDLIKLPCGNTRPNSILGLFIVIFTFGVDSMLIVVSYMLILRTVLGIASREGRWKALNTCVSHICAVLSYYVPVISLSVLHRFLHPMPPLLQVMMANAYFLLPPVVNPIVYSIKTKEIRRAIGQTLSTKGVSVT, from the coding sequence ATGCGAGATCTCAACAGCTCCTCAGCATTCACTCCCCAGACCTTCATTCTGGTTGGTATCCCTGGACTGGAAGCTGAGCACATCAGGATTTCTATTCCCTTCTGCCTGATGTATATCATCATCTTCCTGGGTAATGGCACTATTCTCCATGTAATTCGGGTTGACCAAACACTACATCAGCCTATGTATCTCTTTTTGGCCATGTTGGCATCAGCTGAGTTTGGTGTCACCACATGTACACTGCCTACAGTGTTGGGTATCTTCCTCTTTGGCATCAATGAAATTAGCTTTGAAGCCTGCCTGCTCCAAATGTTCTTCATGCATTCCTTTACCATGGTGGAGTCAGCTGTCCTACTGGCTATGTCTGTGGATCGTTTCATAGCCATCTATAACCCACTGCGCTACATGGCCATTCTGACCCTGCCTCGAATCGCCTGCACAGGGGTCGCCATTGGGCTAAAGACGTTGGGGCTCATGCTCCCACTGCCCTTGCTCTTAAGGTGCTTGCCCTTCTGTGGCCACAATACTCTGTCCCACTCCTACTGCCTCCATTCAGATCTGATCAAGTTGCCTTGTGGAAACACTCGCCCTAACAGCATCCTGGGCCTCTTCATTGTCATCTTCACCTTTGGAGTGGACTCAATGCTCATCGTGGTCTCCTACATGCTGATCCTCCGAACAGTGCTGGGCATTGCTTCTAGGGAAGGTCGATGGAAGGCACTTAACACATGTGTGTCACATATCTGTGCTGTGCTTTCATACTATGTACCTGTGATCAGTCTTTCTGTGTTACATCGCTTCTTGCACCCTATGCCTCCCCTGCTGCAGGTCATGATGGCCAATGCCTACTTCTTATTACCACCTGTGGTCAACCCAATTGTCTATAGTATCAAGACCAAAGAAATCCGGAGGGCCATTGGACAAACATTGTCCACAAAGGGGGTCAGTGTTACTTAA